The following proteins come from a genomic window of Hypanus sabinus isolate sHypSab1 chromosome 9, sHypSab1.hap1, whole genome shotgun sequence:
- the LOC132398858 gene encoding histidine-rich glycoprotein-like isoform X1, whose protein sequence is MLQILSRLGSNQTERTIQVEDHYYLGELQAECTVSTYEHTWIDTLTHTLTHTHTHTHSHAHTHTHTLTRTHMRTHRHSHTHTRADTRTHPHAHTHAHTHAHTHTHTHTHTHTHAHTHTHTHTHTHAHTHAHTQALTRTHTRRHARTHMHTHTRTHTCTHTHTHTHTHTYTHTLTHTHTHTHTHSHTHTHAHTQAHAHTHMHTHAHTHTCTHMHVRTHTQSHTHMHTHTRTHMHTRTHRHAHKHECSHTHTHALTHTHAHTHTQTHTHTYKHMHTDARTHTCMHAHAHTHPHTHARRRTHKCAHTHTQTHTRTHTDRHTHMHAHTYRHARTHTDTHTHTQTHAHTCACTHTHPPSYRGTQLQTCSYTCTHTVTKRYRYTNRHTHIQLQTQLPRHIHIVPYALKLQL, encoded by the coding sequence ATGctgcaaatactcagcaggttaggaagCAACCAAACAGAAAGAACGATTCAAGTAGAAGACCATTACTATCTGGGGGAACTCCAAGCAGAATGTACAGTCTCCACATATGAGCACACATGgatagacacactcacacacacactcacacacacacacactcacacacactcacacgcacacacacacacacacaccctcacacgcacacacatgcgcacacacaggcactcacacacacacacacgcgcagacacacgcacgcacccacatgcacacacacacgcacacacacatgcacacacacacactcacacacacacacatacacacacacatgcacacacacacacacacacacacacacacacacacgcacacacacatgcgcacacacaggcactcacacgcacacacacgcgcagaCACGCACGCacccacatgcacacacacacacgcacacacacatgcacacacacacacactcacacacacacacacacatacacacacacactcacacacacacacactcacactcacactcactcacacacgcacacacatgcgcacacacaggcacacgcacacacccacatgcacacacacgcacacacacacacatgcacacacatgcacgtgcgcacacacacacagtcacacacgcacatgcacacacacacgcgcacacacatgcacacacgcacacacagacatgcacacaaacatgaatgctctcacacgcacacacacgccctcacacatacacacgcacacacacatacacagacacacacgcacacgtacaaacacatgcacacagacgcgcgcacacacacatgtatgcatgcacatgcacacacacaccctcacacacacgcacgcagacGCACACACAAATgtgcgcacacgcacacacagacacacacacgcacacacacagacagacacacacacatgcacgcacacacatacagacacgcgcgcacacacacagacacacacacacacacacagacacacgcacacacatgcgcgtgcacacacacacacccaccaagTTACAGAGGTACACAATTACAAACATGCAGttacacatgcacacatacagtTACAAAAAGATACAgatacacaaacagacacacacacatacagttacAGACACAGTTACCCAGACACATACATATAGTTCCATATGCTTTGAAACTACAGCTGTGA
- the LOC132398858 gene encoding histidine-rich glycoprotein-like isoform X2 — MHTHTHTHMHTHTLTHTHIHTHMHTHTHTHTHTHTHTHMRTHRHSHAHTRADTHAPTCTHTHAHTHAHTHTLTHTHTHTHTHSHTHTLTLTLTHTRTHMRTHRHTHTPTCTHTHTHTHAHTCTCAHTHSHTRTCTHTRAHTCTHAHTDMHTNMNALTRTHTPSHIHTHTHIHRHTRTRTNTCTQTRAHTHVCMHMHTHTLTHTHADAHTNVRTRTHRHTHAHTQTDTHTCTHTHTDTRAHTQTHTHTHRHTHTHARAHTHTHQVTEVHNYKHAVTHAHIQLQKDTDTQTDTHTYSYRHSYPDTYI; from the coding sequence atgcacacacacacgcacacacacatgcacacacacacactcacacacacacacatacacacacacatgcacacacacacacacacacacacacacacacacacgcacacacacatgcgcacacacaggcactcacacgcacacacacgcgcagaCACGCACGCacccacatgcacacacacacacgcacacacacatgcacacacacacacactcacacacacacacacacatacacacacacactcacacacacacacactcacactcacactcactcacacacgcacacacatgcgcacacacaggcacacgcacacacccacatgcacacacacgcacacacacacacatgcacacacatgcacgtgcgcacacacacacagtcacacacgcacatgcacacacacacgcgcacacacatgcacacacgcacacacagacatgcacacaaacatgaatgctctcacacgcacacacacgccctcacacatacacacgcacacacacatacacagacacacacgcacacgtacaaacacatgcacacagacgcgcgcacacacacatgtatgcatgcacatgcacacacacaccctcacacacacgcacgcagacGCACACACAAATgtgcgcacacgcacacacagacacacacacgcacacacacagacagacacacacacatgcacgcacacacatacagacacgcgcgcacacacacagacacacacacacacacacagacacacgcacacacatgcgcgtgcacacacacacacccaccaagTTACAGAGGTACACAATTACAAACATGCAGttacacatgcacacatacagtTACAAAAAGATACAgatacacaaacagacacacacacatacagttacAGACACAGTTACCCAGACACATACATATAG